A portion of the Kazachstania africana CBS 2517 chromosome 2, complete genome genome contains these proteins:
- the IMP1 gene encoding endopeptidase catalytic subunit IMP1 (similar to Saccharomyces cerevisiae IMP1 (YMR150C); ancestral locus Anc_2.374): protein MSLKLARSTFTTGLKCFCLLHEIHRNVYEFTETAGESMIPTLSPQNDYVHVYKNLPHILKNLKIGDCVVLMKPNDSDSRVCKRITGMPDDIILVDPSNENNPNATNEYIRVPKGHVWVTGDNLSMSLDSRSYNVVSMGLIVGKVIAANNLNDKKRWLGFRFIENNYLKEEN from the coding sequence ATGTCCCTTAAGCTAGCACGAAGTACATTCACCACAGGATTGAAATGCTTCTGTCTTCTGCATGAGATTCATAGAAATGTTTATGAATTCACTGAGACTGCGGGTGAATCAATGATTCCAACCCTGTCGCCTCAAAATGATTACGTTCATGTATATAAGAATCTGCctcatattttgaagaatttaaagattgGTGATTGTGTGGTATTGATGAAACCAAATGATAGCGATTCAAGAGTTTGTAAGAGGATTACTGGAATGCCCGATGATATAATTCTGGTTGATccttcaaatgaaaataatccGAATGCAACGAATGAATACATAAGAGTCCCCAAAGGTCATGTTTGGGTTACGGGAGACAATTTATCGATGTCATTAGATTCAAGAAGTTACAATGTGGTTTCTATGGGATTAATTGTAGGGAAAGTTATTGCTGCAAATAATCTTAATGATAAGAAACGATGGCTCGGTTTTAGATTTATCGAAAATAACTATTTAAAGGAggaaaattga
- the KAFR0B05010 gene encoding uncharacterized protein (similar to Saccharomyces cerevisiae YMR148W; ancestral locus Anc_2.376) yields the protein MVSISTFYFLTYFIIFMSIGFIASLLILPLLGISFLFATGVVVFGFVSNLTFKMGQYIYFKTDRNLKKILDRMALQSGSKNQDQQIELHDDENGRYTQTTLSVRDENVIHH from the coding sequence ATGGtatcaatttcaactttttattttctgacatattttatcattttcatgtCAATAGGTTTCATTGCTTCGCTCTTAattttaccattattaggaatatcatttcttttcgCAACAGGTGTCGTTGTATTTGGATTTGTCAGTAATTTAACATTCAAGATGGGTCAATATATCTATTTCAAAACCGatagaaatttgaaaaaaatcttaGATAGAATGGCTTTACAAAGTGGTTCCAAAAATCAAGATCAACAAATTGAGCTACATGACGATGAAAATGGACGTTATACTCAAACCACGTTGAGTGTTCGTGATGAAAATGTAATACATCATTAA
- the SWP1 gene encoding dolichyl-diphosphooligosaccharide-protein glycotransferase (similar to Saccharomyces cerevisiae SWP1 (YMR149W); ancestral locus Anc_2.375): MKLINSIIILFTLFCYSLASISIKDTKISFSKYSDLEPIKLGDFDSKHALKESAPILIDRLNETISLSFKLNQESANQLALLVGNDKTESYISLEPKKSKKSNKDNIIIFRLKISNLPNSLLESSILSNEKLSLHLIIANGSKDKLFNKITELDLSNIVGYEPIENEFKFRKELSHTFPEDHKTVAPFIAQLFMLATVFTVLCLFFSWFNFNAISFENLSQVSTLYFAIFIGSIVSTEYVFTMYYIGSSIFTTLHYMFYVAIVGILFGTKFLRTSKSIV, translated from the coding sequence ATGAAACTAATAAACTCAATTATCATATTGTTTACACTGTTTTGTTACTCTTTGGCTTCCATATCTATTAAGGACACCAAAATAAGTTTCTCTAAATATTCAGATCTCGAACCCATCAAATTAGGTGATTTTGATTCTAAACATGCCTTAAAGGAATCGGCCCCAATTCTCATTGACAGATTAAATGAAACTATCTCTTTAAGCTTTAAACTGAATCAAGAATCTGCAAATCAATTGGCTCTATTAGTTGGTAACGATAAGACCGAATCTTATATCTCATTAGAAccaaagaaatcaaaaaagtcaaataaagataatattattattttcagattAAAAATTAGTAATTTGccaaattcattattgGAATCTTCGATcttatcaaatgaaaagttaTCTTTACATTTAATTATAGCTAATGGttcaaaagataaattattcaaCAAGATCACTGAATtagatttatcaaatattgttgGTTACGAGccaattgaaaatgaatttaaatttagaaaGGAACTTTCTCATACGTTCCCTGAAGATCACAAGACTGTCGCTCCATTTATTGCACAACTATTCATGCTAGCTACAGTCTTTACCGTACTATGTTTATTCTTCTCATGGTTCAACTTCAACGCTATTTCTTTTGAGAATCTTTCACAAGTCAGCACACTGTACTTTGCCATCTTTATTGGATCAATTGTCTCCACTGAATACGTCTTCACAATGTACTACATCGGTAGCTCAATTTTTACCACTTTACATTATATGTTCTACGTTGCTATAGTTGGTATATTATTTggtacaaaatttttaagaaCCTCTAAATCAAttgtttaa
- the KAFR0B05020 gene encoding uncharacterized protein (similar to Saccharomyces cerevisiae YMR147W; ancestral locus Anc_2.377) yields MATLLQAKIKETTSFDNSVHSMKRYTKLKPIHESPNEINSDTSIQEHLLNLTYTSQYSPESTILTTNTIKSDNIISPKKSKLKEIWNNFFANVGNLLENFELKFYENFWLFVLYLNFWFPKLANLITYVGFTHYEVFPLPLY; encoded by the coding sequence ATGGCTACACTACTACAAGctaaaattaaagaaactaCCTCTTTCGATAATAGTGTACATAGTATGAAAAGGTACACGAAGTTAAAACCAATTCACGAATCgccaaatgaaattaattctGACACGTCAATTCAAGAACATCTATTAAACCTTACTTATACAAGTCAATATTCACCAGAATCAACCATTTTAACGACAAATACAATTAAAAGTGATAATATTATAAGTCCaaaaaagtcaaaattgaaagaaatttggaATAACTTTTTCGCAAATGTGGGGAActtattagaaaattttgaattgaaattttatgaaaacTTCTGGTTATTTGTATtatatttaaatttttggttTCCAAAATTAGCTAACCTCATAACGTATGTTGGATTTACTCACTATGAAGTTTTTCCTCTTCCATTATACTAA
- the TIF34 gene encoding translation initiation factor eIF3 subunit i (similar to Saccharomyces cerevisiae TIF34 (YMR146C); ancestral locus Anc_2.380), which produces MRPIVLMGHERPLTQVKYNREGDLIFTCSKDSSASIWYSNNGERLGTLDGHAGTIWSIDVDSFTKYCVTGSADYSVNVWNVENGQVVHTWKSPVPVKFVEFSPCGNYVLAILDNVMRNPGSINIYQVKRDESSHEIVEFIEEPIHQIITQEGLNAAAVAGWSFEGKYIIAGHKDGKISKYDVTNNYQFIDSIDLHKANVSDIQFSLDRTYFITASRDSNSFIVDCETLGTLKTYETDCPLNSACITPLKEFVILGGGQDARDVTTTSASEGKFEARIYHKVFEEEIGRVKGHFGPLNYVAVSPQGTSYTSGGEDGLVRLHHFEKNYFDFKYDVEKAAEAKEHIQEDEE; this is translated from the coding sequence ATGAGACCAATCGTTTTAATGGGTCACGAGCGTCCTTTAACGCAAGTCAAGTATAACAGAGAAGGTGATTTGATTTTCACATGTTCAAAAGATAGTTCTGCCAGTATTTGGTATTCCAATAACGGTGAAAGATTAGGTACGTTAGATGGTCACGCAGGTACTATCTGGTCCATTGATGTAGACTCCTTCACTAAGTATTGTGTCACTGGTAGTGCTGATTATAGTGTCAATGTCTGGAACGTGGAAAATGGTCAAGTGGTTCACACATGGAAATCTCCAGTTCCTGTAAAATTTGTGGAATTTTCACCATGTGGTAACTACGTTTTAGCTATTCTAGATAACGTTATGAGAAATCCAGGTTCCATTAACATCTATCAAGTTAAGAGAGATGAATCTAGTCACGAAATTGtagaatttattgaagaaccaatccatcaaattattaccCAAGAAGGTTTAAATGCAGCTGCCGTAGCAGGTTGGTCATTTGAAGGTAAATATATCATTGCAGGCCATAAGGACGGTAAAATTAGTAAATATGACGTTACAAATAATTACCAATTTATCGATTCCATCGACTTACATAAAGCAAACGTCTCCgatattcaattttccTTAGATAGAACTTATTTCATTACTGCATCAAGAGATTCAAACTCTTTCATAGTGGATTGTGAAACTTTAGGAACTTTAAAAACTTACGAAACTGATTGTCCATTAAACAGTGCATGTATAACaccattgaaagaattcGTCATATTAGGTGGTGGTCAAGATGCCAGAGATGTTACTACCACCAGTGCCAGTGAAGGTAAATTTGAAGCAAGAATCTATCATAAAGTGTTCGAGGAAGAAATCGGTAGAGTTAAAGGTCATTTCGGTCCATTAAATTACGTTGCTGTTAGTCCTCAAGGTACTTCTTACACATCTGGTGGTGAAGATGGTTTAGTCCGTTTACACCACTTTGAAAAGAActattttgatttcaaatatgatGTCGAAAAAGCTGCAGAAGCTAAAGAAcatattcaagaagatgaagaataa
- the YIM1 gene encoding Yim1p (similar to Saccharomyces cerevisiae YIM1 (YMR152W); ancestral locus Anc_2.373), which produces MASSETMTTQRSVTFVNYTTPASITTKEINLDKCYSDDEIVINLKAAALNPIDFIVHGLCFPYITRNDLKTYSRDYAGVIVRRGANVDPKWQIGDRVNGMFGHIFGPHGTLSDYLVMDPTKQAAIAHIDNSIDFETAASWPLVFGSAYAVLFHRKQKWTENSKILVIGASTSVSNCLAQIAKNHLKVGTVVGICNQNSIERNKEFGFDYLLPYNDDEGNDVTVKNVQQFIEEKLNGEKFDLIFDSVGNSQFFPIMDQVLKPKNTNSYFITVAGDAKYNYKKPGLLDSFAALKAPFRALNPFRKFNYAFPFVKKEANYMELGNRMLEKGTFKPQIDSVYSFNEFDKAIERLKSNRAKGKVVVKID; this is translated from the coding sequence ATGGCTTCATCAGAAACTATGACCACGCAAAGATCTGTCACATTCGTAAACTACACAACCCCAGCTTCCATTACCACTAAAGAAATCAACCTAGACAAATGTTATAGTGACGATGAAATTGTAATCAATCTCAAGGCTGCTGCTTTAAACCCTATCGACTTCATCGTTCACGGACTTTGCTTTCCTTATATTACTCGAAATGATCTGAAAACTTACTCTAGAGACTATGCCGGTGTCATTGTTCGGAGGGGTGCCAACGTTGACCCTAAATGGCAGATCGGAGATCGAGTTAATGGTATGTTTGGCCATATTTTCGGCCCACATGGTACCCTCTCCGACTACTTAGTGATGGATCCAACTAAACAAGCCGCTATTGCACATATTGATAATAGTATAGATTTTGAGACTGCCGCTTCATGGCCCTTAGTTTTCGGTTCTGCTTACGCCGTTCTTTTCCATAGGAAACAAAAATGGactgaaaattcaaaaattcttgtCATCGGTGCATCTACTTCAGTCTCTAATTGTCTAGCTCAAATTGCAAAGAATCATTTAAAGGTCGGTACTGTTGTTGGCATTTGTAATCAGAATTCCATCGAACGTAACAAAGAATTCGGTTTCGATTATCTTCTACCTTATAATGACGATGAAGGTAACGATGTCACTGTTAAAAATGTTCAACAATTCATCGAAGAGAAATTAAACggtgaaaaattcgatcttatttttgattcCGTTGGCAATAGTCAATTTTTCCCTATTATGGACCAGGTTTTGAAGCCAAAAAATACCAATTCTTACTTTATTACTGTTGCTGGTGATGCAAAGTATAACTATAAAAAGCCGGGATTGTTAGATTCTTTTGCAGCATTGAAAGCACCATTCAGAGCCTTAAATCCCttcagaaaattcaattatgCTTTCCCCTTCgtaaagaaagaagctAATTATATGGAACTAGGAAATAGGATGCTCGAGAAGGGAACATTCAAACCTCAAATTGATTCTGTGTATTCGTTCAACGAATTTGATAAGGCAATTGAGAGATTGAAGTCCAATAGAGCAAAGGGCAAAGTCGTCGTTAAAATCGACTGA